In the genome of Vicia villosa cultivar HV-30 ecotype Madison, WI linkage group LG7, Vvil1.0, whole genome shotgun sequence, one region contains:
- the LOC131615910 gene encoding vesicle transport protein GOT1-like has protein sequence MLSFEMNDRKKIGLGLTGFGIFFSFLGVIFFFDKGLLAMGNILFVSGVSLTIGLKSTMQFFMKRSNFKGTISFGIGFLILMFGWPILGMIIEAYGFIVLFSGFWPTLSVFIQKVPVLGWLVRLPFIRSLFDRNRGKRMPV, from the exons ATGCTTTCCTTTGAGATGAATGATCGAAAAA AGATTGGATTAGGATTAACCGGCTTTGgtatatttttctctttccttGGGGTTATCTTCTTCTTCGACAAGGGACTGCTAGCCATGGGAAAT ATCTTGTTTGTTTCTGGAGTGTCCTTAACCATTGGGCTGAAGTCCACTATGCAATTCTTCATGAAACGAAGTAATTTTAAG GGAACAATCTCATTTGGTATTGGGTTCTTGATTCTCATGTTTGGATGGCCTATTTTGGGCATGATTATTGAGGCTTATGGGTTCATCGTTCTATTCAG TGGTTTCTGGCCTACGCTGTCTGTTTTTATACAGAAGGTTCCTGTTCTTGGTTGGTTGGTTCGACTGCCATTCATCCGATCG TTATTTGACCGGAATAGAGGTAAACGAATGCCTGTGTAG